From a region of the Tursiops truncatus isolate mTurTru1 chromosome 13, mTurTru1.mat.Y, whole genome shotgun sequence genome:
- the TXNDC2 gene encoding thioredoxin domain-containing protein 2 isoform X2, translating to MKVRLQVLSSHVTLLVPAHTREAFVHEVSNVQHTPAERSEVLQAMDTLPPEQGSDTLSSPAQTIPPKQADTPNSPTQTVLPDQADTLNFPEETIPPKEGDILNFPAKIIPPKQADTPNSPAEIISPKKGDTPSSPLKTILCKQADIPNSSEKNTSPKQGNTPNFPAKFILPGQGHTHKLSAILSKLCDTLKFSAKTVLPKEGDAPKSSAETVLPKEGDTPKSLEDTIQPIEGNLQSADEAMEVLEEDLVKVILSKEDFEVALKEAGERLVAVDFSAMWCRPCRSIKPLFRSLSMKHKDVVFLEVDADECEGLAKDCNIVCVPTFQFYKKEEKVGEFSGALKEKLETFITALK from the exons ATGAAGGTGAGGCTACAG GTTCTATCCAGCCATGTGACACTCCTGGTCCCAGCACACACCCGGGAGGCCTTTGTCCATGAGGTCAGCAACGTTCAACACACACCTGCGGAGCGGTCTGAAGTCCTACAGGCCATGGACACACTCCCACCTGAGCAGGGCAGTGACACCCTCAGCTCCCCAGCCCAAACTATCCCCCCCAAGCAGGCTGACACCCCCAATTCCCCAACCCAAACCGTTCTGCCCGATCAGGCTGACACCCTCAATTTCCCAGAAGAAACCATCCCACCAAAAGAGGGTGACATTCTCAATTTCCCAGCCAAAATCATTCCACCCAAGCAGGCTGACACCCCCAACTCCCCAGCCGAAatcatttcaccaaagaagggTGACACCCCCAGTTCCCCACTCAAAACCATCCTGTGCAAGCAGGCTGACATCCCCAATTCCTCAGAAAAAAATACCTCGCCCAAGCAGGGCAATACCCCCAATTTTCCAGCAAAATTCATTTTGCCCGGGCAGGGCCACACCCACAAGCTCTCAGCCATTCTATCCAAGCTGTGTGACACCCTAAAGTTCTCAGCCAAAACCGTTCTGCCCAAGGAGGGTGATGCCCCCAAGTCCTCAGCCGAAACCGTTCTGCCCAAGGAGGGTGACACCCCCAAGTCCTTAGAAGACACCATCCAGCCAATAGAAGGCAACCTGCAGTCAGCAGATGAAGCCATGGAGGTCCTGGAGGAGGACCTGGTGAAGGTGATCCTGAGCAAGGAAGACTTTGAGGTGGCGCTGAAGGAAGCTGGGGAGAGACTGGTGGCTGTGGACTTCTCGGCCATGTGGTGCAGGCCTTGCAGGTCAATCAAGCCCCTTTTCCGGTCCCTGTCCATGAAGCACAAGGACGTGGTGTTCCTGGAAGTGGACGCTGATGAGTGTGAGGGGCTGGCGAAAGACTGCAATATCGTTTGCGTCCCAAcctttcagttttataaaaaagaagaaaaggtgggCGAATTTTCTGGTGCCCTTAAGGAAAAACTCGAGACATTCATTACAGCATTAAAGTGA
- the TXNDC2 gene encoding thioredoxin domain-containing protein 2 isoform X3 has translation MKVLSSHVTLLVPAHTREAFVHEVSNVQHTPAERSEVLQAMDTLPPEQGSDTLSSPAQTIPPKQADTPNSPTQTVLPDQADTLNFPEETIPPKEGDILNFPAKIIPPKQADTPNSPAEIISPKKGDTPSSPLKTILCKQADIPNSSEKNTSPKQGNTPNFPAKFILPGQGHTHKLSAILSKLCDTLKFSAKTVLPKEGDAPKSSAETVLPKEGDTPKSLEDTIQPIEGNLQSADEAMEVLEEDLVKVILSKEDFEVALKEAGERLVAVDFSAMWCRPCRSIKPLFRSLSMKHKDVVFLEVDADECEGLAKDCNIVCVPTFQFYKKEEKVGEFSGALKEKLETFITALK, from the exons ATGAAG GTTCTATCCAGCCATGTGACACTCCTGGTCCCAGCACACACCCGGGAGGCCTTTGTCCATGAGGTCAGCAACGTTCAACACACACCTGCGGAGCGGTCTGAAGTCCTACAGGCCATGGACACACTCCCACCTGAGCAGGGCAGTGACACCCTCAGCTCCCCAGCCCAAACTATCCCCCCCAAGCAGGCTGACACCCCCAATTCCCCAACCCAAACCGTTCTGCCCGATCAGGCTGACACCCTCAATTTCCCAGAAGAAACCATCCCACCAAAAGAGGGTGACATTCTCAATTTCCCAGCCAAAATCATTCCACCCAAGCAGGCTGACACCCCCAACTCCCCAGCCGAAatcatttcaccaaagaagggTGACACCCCCAGTTCCCCACTCAAAACCATCCTGTGCAAGCAGGCTGACATCCCCAATTCCTCAGAAAAAAATACCTCGCCCAAGCAGGGCAATACCCCCAATTTTCCAGCAAAATTCATTTTGCCCGGGCAGGGCCACACCCACAAGCTCTCAGCCATTCTATCCAAGCTGTGTGACACCCTAAAGTTCTCAGCCAAAACCGTTCTGCCCAAGGAGGGTGATGCCCCCAAGTCCTCAGCCGAAACCGTTCTGCCCAAGGAGGGTGACACCCCCAAGTCCTTAGAAGACACCATCCAGCCAATAGAAGGCAACCTGCAGTCAGCAGATGAAGCCATGGAGGTCCTGGAGGAGGACCTGGTGAAGGTGATCCTGAGCAAGGAAGACTTTGAGGTGGCGCTGAAGGAAGCTGGGGAGAGACTGGTGGCTGTGGACTTCTCGGCCATGTGGTGCAGGCCTTGCAGGTCAATCAAGCCCCTTTTCCGGTCCCTGTCCATGAAGCACAAGGACGTGGTGTTCCTGGAAGTGGACGCTGATGAGTGTGAGGGGCTGGCGAAAGACTGCAATATCGTTTGCGTCCCAAcctttcagttttataaaaaagaagaaaaggtgggCGAATTTTCTGGTGCCCTTAAGGAAAAACTCGAGACATTCATTACAGCATTAAAGTGA
- the TXNDC2 gene encoding thioredoxin domain-containing protein 2 isoform X1, producing MESDEAGAPEEPEMRPVNQADMNEESPSLQVLSSHVTLLVPAHTREAFVHEVSNVQHTPAERSEVLQAMDTLPPEQGSDTLSSPAQTIPPKQADTPNSPTQTVLPDQADTLNFPEETIPPKEGDILNFPAKIIPPKQADTPNSPAEIISPKKGDTPSSPLKTILCKQADIPNSSEKNTSPKQGNTPNFPAKFILPGQGHTHKLSAILSKLCDTLKFSAKTVLPKEGDAPKSSAETVLPKEGDTPKSLEDTIQPIEGNLQSADEAMEVLEEDLVKVILSKEDFEVALKEAGERLVAVDFSAMWCRPCRSIKPLFRSLSMKHKDVVFLEVDADECEGLAKDCNIVCVPTFQFYKKEEKVGEFSGALKEKLETFITALK from the exons ATGGAAAGTGATGAAGCTGGAGCCCCGGAAGAACCGGAAATGAGGCCAGTCAATCAGGCAGACATGAATGAAG AAAGTCCATCATTACAGGTTCTATCCAGCCATGTGACACTCCTGGTCCCAGCACACACCCGGGAGGCCTTTGTCCATGAGGTCAGCAACGTTCAACACACACCTGCGGAGCGGTCTGAAGTCCTACAGGCCATGGACACACTCCCACCTGAGCAGGGCAGTGACACCCTCAGCTCCCCAGCCCAAACTATCCCCCCCAAGCAGGCTGACACCCCCAATTCCCCAACCCAAACCGTTCTGCCCGATCAGGCTGACACCCTCAATTTCCCAGAAGAAACCATCCCACCAAAAGAGGGTGACATTCTCAATTTCCCAGCCAAAATCATTCCACCCAAGCAGGCTGACACCCCCAACTCCCCAGCCGAAatcatttcaccaaagaagggTGACACCCCCAGTTCCCCACTCAAAACCATCCTGTGCAAGCAGGCTGACATCCCCAATTCCTCAGAAAAAAATACCTCGCCCAAGCAGGGCAATACCCCCAATTTTCCAGCAAAATTCATTTTGCCCGGGCAGGGCCACACCCACAAGCTCTCAGCCATTCTATCCAAGCTGTGTGACACCCTAAAGTTCTCAGCCAAAACCGTTCTGCCCAAGGAGGGTGATGCCCCCAAGTCCTCAGCCGAAACCGTTCTGCCCAAGGAGGGTGACACCCCCAAGTCCTTAGAAGACACCATCCAGCCAATAGAAGGCAACCTGCAGTCAGCAGATGAAGCCATGGAGGTCCTGGAGGAGGACCTGGTGAAGGTGATCCTGAGCAAGGAAGACTTTGAGGTGGCGCTGAAGGAAGCTGGGGAGAGACTGGTGGCTGTGGACTTCTCGGCCATGTGGTGCAGGCCTTGCAGGTCAATCAAGCCCCTTTTCCGGTCCCTGTCCATGAAGCACAAGGACGTGGTGTTCCTGGAAGTGGACGCTGATGAGTGTGAGGGGCTGGCGAAAGACTGCAATATCGTTTGCGTCCCAAcctttcagttttataaaaaagaagaaaaggtgggCGAATTTTCTGGTGCCCTTAAGGAAAAACTCGAGACATTCATTACAGCATTAAAGTGA